The Streptomyces sp. GSL17-111 region ACGGTGATGGCGACCACGAGCGCTACGCCCACTATGTCCAGAAGGACAAGATCATGGCGAGCGCGATGGACGGCACGCCCGTCGTCGCGCTGTGCGGCAAGGTGTGGGTGCCCGGACGCGATCCGAAGAAGTACCCGGTCTGCCCGCTGTGCAAGGAGATCTACGAGTCCATGACCAGCGGCGGCGACAAGAACGGCAAGGGCGGCAAGGACGGCAAGGACGCCGGCCGGAAGTGACCTGCGGCCCGGACCGGCCGCCGCGCGGCCGGTCCGGGCTCCGCCTCGCCCCCCGGGGCGCACGCTGCGGGCGGCGGCGTTCGCACGCGTGAGCGACGCCGGGTCCCCGATCGTGTGAGAGTCGCGCAGCGCCCGGCGCCGGGGCGCGCCGTCCGTGCGAGCGTGGGGACGTGCAGCCCCGATCCGTGCGCGTCCTCGCAGGAACGATTCACCGGCCTCGGGTCGTCGAGCCCCGGCCCTCCCGTCCGCGCCGAGCGGAAGACACCATTCCGTCATGGACCTGCACTCCTCCGGCGTCAAGACATGTGCCAGAGTTGCCACGTCCGCCCCGTGAGCACGTACGGTACGGCTGGGCATCCGGGAGACCGGGGAAGGGGCAGCTGGGTTGAGCACGCACGCACCGCATGCGCCACACGATCCCGGGGTGACGCGGTCCGTCACCCTGCCGACGACGCTGGACGAGGCCGTGGCGGCACTCACCGCCATGCCCGCGGCCGTGCCCGTCGCCGGCGGCACCGACCTGATGGTGGACGTCAACGCCGGGCGGCTGCGCCCCGCGGCCCTCGTCGGCCTCGGCCGGATCAGCGAGATCCGCAGCTGGGAGTACCAGGACGGGCACGGCCTCCTCGGCGCCGGACTCACCCACGCCCGCATGGGCCGCCCCGACTTCGCCGCCCTCTTCCCCGCCCTCGCCGCCGCCGCCCGTGCCGCCGGTCCGCCGCAGACCCGCAACGCCGGAACCCTCGGCGGCAACATCGTCAGCGCGGCCCCCACCGGCGACACCCTCCCCGTCCTGGCCGCCCTGGAGGCCGTCCTCGTGGTCGCCGGCCCCGGCGGTGCCCGGCGCGAGACGCCGGTCAGCCACCTCCTGAGCGGCCGCGAGCTGCTCAACCCCGGCGAGGTCGTCGGCCACATCCGGGTGCCGCTGCTGCACGCCCCGCAGACGTTCCTCAAGGCCACCGGCCGCACCGGCCCGAGCCGCGCCCTCGCCTCCGCCGCCGTCGTCCTCGACCCCGCCCGGCGGGGCGTGCGCTGCGCCGTCGGTGCCGTCGCCCCCATGCCGCTGCGCCCACTGGAGGCCGAGCAGTGGGTGGCCTCGCTCATCGACTGGTCCATGGTCCGGGTCCGGGGCGAAGTCGCCCTCGCCCCCGAGGCCCTGCGGGCCTTCGGCGACTACGTGGCGATGGCCTGCATCCCCGACCCCGCCCCCGGCCCGGACGACGGGGAGACGCCCGCCCTGCCGCCGGCCGTCCTCCAACTGCGCCGCACCGTGGCCGCGCTGGCCCGCCGAGCACTCGGGAGGGCGCTCGCATGACCAACGACCCGCACGCGCCGTCCGCCCACCCCGACGCGTCCGCGCCTCCGCAGGGCGGCTGGGGGGGCGAGTACGACGCCGACGCCACCGCGTTCATCCAGCTCCCGCCGCAGGTGACGGAGGACGGCCCGCCCGGCCCCGGCCACGACGGCCGCACGCCGCTGGCCGCCCCCGGCACCGGGCAGGGCTGGGAGCCGCCGGTCATCCCGCCGCCCACCCCCGCGGCCACCACGGACCCGACGGACACCGGTACCTGGACCCTGCCGTTCGCCCCGGCCGTCGCCGACCCGTCCGCCGAGGGCGGGCCCGGCGACGGCCCGGCCGCCGCCTCGGCCGCGCTCGGTCAGGGCGCCGCCGCCGCGCTGGCCGGTTCCCACGAGGGCCGAATGCACGCCGACACCGGCGCCGCCGAGCCCCCCGAGCAGCCGTGGGCCGCCCCGGCACCGGGCGGAGCCGAGCCGTACGGCACCGAGACGTGGGACACCACGGCGTTCCCCGCCGGACCCCACGCCACGGAACCGTTCCCCGCCGCCGAGCCGCCCGCCTTCGTCCCCCACCCGTCACCGGCCCCGGACGCGGCCGCGCCGGCCGCCCCCGACGCGGCGTCCGAGCCGGGTCGGCCCTCCGGGGCCACGGCGGCGCCCCCGCCGGAGCCCGCCGAGGAGCCGCCCGCCGCCGCACCCCCGGCCGAGGACGACGAGCACCCGCTCGTCTCGTACACGCTGCACGTCAACGGCACGGAGCGGCACGTCGCCGACGTGTGGCTCGGTGAGTCCCTGCTCTACGTCCTGCGGGAACGCCTCGGCCTGGCCGGGGCCAAGGACGGCTGCTCCCAGGGCGAGTGCGGCGCCTGCTCCGTGCAGGTCGACGGACGGCTCGTCGCCTCCTGCCTGGTGCCCGCCGCGACCGCCGCCGGATGCGAGATCCGCACCGTCGAGGGGCTGAGCCGCGACGGCGTCCCCTCCGACGTGCAGCGCGCCCTCGCCGAGCGGTCCGGCGTGCAGTGCGGGTTCTGCGTGCCCGGCATGGCCATGACGGCGCACGACCTGCTGGAGGGCAACCACGCCCCCACCGACCTGCAGATCCGCACCGCCCTGTGCGGCAACCTGTGCCGCTGCACCGGCTACCGGGGCGTCGTCGACGCCGTCCGCGAGGTCGCCGCCGAGCGTGCGGCCCGCTCCCGTCCGCAGCCCGAGGACCGGGGCGGGTCCGTCGAGGACACCGGCGGTGCCCCCCGCATCCCGCAGCAGGCCGGGCCCAGTGACGAGGGAGACCCGCAGTGACGTCCAGCGACGCGGTGACGGCGACCCCGGCCGGGGGCACTCCGCTGCCGTCCGCCCGCCCGCACGCCGAACCGGCACCGCACGGCATCGGCGCGTCCGTCCTGCCCACCGACGCGCTCGCCAAGGCGCAGGGCACCTACGCCTACGCGGCCGACCTGTGGGCCGAGGGCCTGCTGTGGGCGGCCGTCCTGCGGGCCCCGCACCCGCACGCCCGGATCGTCTCCATCGACACCGGGCAGGCCGAGGCCATGCCCGGTGTGCGGGCCGTCGTCACCCACGCCGACGTGCCCGGCGACGCCAACCACGGACGCGGCGTCGCCGACCGTCCCGCCTTCGCCCGCGACCTGGTGCGGCACTACGGCGAGGCCGTCGCCGCCGTCGCCGCCGACCATCCGGACACCGCGCGGCTGGCCGTCGCGGCCATCGCCGTCGAGTACGAGGTCCTGGAGCCCGTCACCGATCCGGAGAAGGCCTTCGAGGCCGAACCGCTGCACCCCGACGGCAACGTGGTGCGCCACCTGCCGCTGCGCTACGGCGACGCCGATGCCACCGGCGACGTCGTCGTGGAGGGGCTCTACCGCGTCGGCCGCCAGGACCCGGCGCCCATCGGTGCCGAGGCCGGGCTCGCCGTGCCGCGCGTGGACGGCGGCGTGGAGCTCTACACCGCCTCCACCGACCCGCACACCGACCGCGACCGCGTCGCCGCCTGCTGCGGGCTCCCGCCCGAGCAGGTCAAAGTCGTCGTCACCGGCGTGCCCGGGGCGATGGCCGACCGCGAGGACCTGAGCGTCCAGATCCCGCTGGGGCTGCTGGCCATCCGCACCGGCTGCCCCGTCAAGCTCGCCGCCGGGCGCGAGGAGTCCTTCCTCGGTCACCCCCACCGGCACCCCACGCTGCTGCGCTACCGGCACCACGCGGACGGCGCGGGCAAGCTCGTCAAGGTCGAGGCGCAGATCCTCATGGACGCCGGCGCCTACGCCGACGGCTCCCACGAGGCGCTGGCCGCCGCCGTCTCCTTCGCCGCCGGCCCCTACGTCGTCCCGCACGCGACGATCGACGGCTGGGCCGTGCGCACCAACAACCCGCCCTCCGGGCACGTGCGCGGGGAGGGCGCCCTCCAGGTCTGCGCGGCCTACGAGGGCCAGATGGACAAGCTCGCCAAGGCGCTCGGCATGGACCCGGCGGAGCTGCGCGCCCGCAACGTCATGGCCACCGGCGACCTCCTGCCGACCGGGCAGGCCGTCACCTGCCCCGCGCCCGTCGCCGAGCTGCTGCGCGGCGTCCGCGAGGCGCCGCTGCCCGCGCTCCCCGAGGACTGCCCCGAGGACCAGTGGCTCCTGCCCGGCGGCCCCGAGGGCGCGGGGGAGCCCGGCGCCGTCCGGCGCGGTGTCGGGCACGCCGTCGGCATGGTCCACCTGCTCGGCGCCGAGGGCACGGACGAGGTCGCCACGGCGACGGTGAAGGTGGACGGCCCCGTCGCGACCGTGCTGTGCGCCGCCGTCGAGACCGGGCAGGGCTTCACGACGCTGGCCCGGCAGGTCGTCCAGGAGGTGCTGGGCGTCGAGGAGGTCCACGTCGCCCCCGTCGACACCGACCAGCCCCCGGCCGGGCCCGGCGCCCGGGGCCGGCACACCTGGGTGTCGGCCGGTGCGGTGGAACGGGCGGCCAAGATGGTCCGCACCCAGCTGCTCCAGCCGCTGGCCGCGAACTTCGGCATGTCCACGGAGCTGCTGTCCATCGCGGACGGCAAGATCACCTCCTACGACGGCGTCCTGTCCACGACGGTCGCCGAGGCGCTGGAGGGCAAGGAGCTGTGGGCCACGGCCCAGTGCCGCCCGCACCCGACGGAGCCGCTGGACGACACCGGGCAGGGCGACGCCTTCGTCGGCCTGGCCTTCGCCGCCGTCCGGGCCGTCGTCGACGTGGACGTCGAGCTGGGCTCCGTCCGCGTCGTGGAGCTGGCGATCGCCCAGGACGTCGGCCGGGTGCTCAACCCGGCGCAGTGCCGCGCCCGCATCGAGGCGGGCCTCACCCAGGGCGTCGGCGCGGCCCTCACCGAGCACCTGCGGGTCGCCCGTGGCGTCGTCCGCCACCCCGACTTCACCGGGTACGCCCTGCCCACGGCACTCGACGCGCCGGACCTGCGGATCGTCGAACTCGTCGAGGAGCGCGACGTGGTGGCGCCCTTCGGGGCGAAGTCCGTCAGCGCGGTGCCCCTGGTCGTGGCGCCCGCCGCCATCGCCTCCGCCGTCCGCGCCGCCACCGGGCGTCCCGTCAACCGCCTCCCCATCCGCCCCTCCGCCGTGGTGACGGAGTAGGGGGCCCGGTGGACACCCGTGGCCGACCGCCGGGTGGCGGTCGGGTGGGGTGCGGGTCCAGGTAGGCTGGCGCGGTCCTGGCGTCGACCCCACCGCACGGAGACCGTGACTACCACCTCACACCACCTCTCCCCGGCCTTCCCCGGTCGGGCCCCGTGGGGCACCGCGGGCAAGCTGCGCGCCTGGCAGCAGGGTGCGATGGACCGCTATCTCACCGCGCAGCCCCGGGACTTCCTGGCCGTCGCCACACCGGGCGCCGGTAAGACGACGTTCGCGCTGACGCTGGCGTCCTGGCTGCTGCACCACCACGTCGTGCAGCAGGTGACCGTCGTCGCGCCGACCGAGCACCTGAAGAAGCAGTGGGCGGAGGCCGCCGCCCGGGTAGGCATCAAGCTGGACCCGGAGTACAGCGCGGGTCCGGTCGGCAGGGAGTACCACGGCGTCGCGGTGACGTACGCGGGCGTCGGCGTGCGGCCCATGCTGCACCGCAACCGCTGCGAGCAGCGCAAGACCCTGGTGATCCTGGACGAGATCCACCACGCGGGCGACAGCAAGTCCTGGGGCGAGGCCGTCTTCGAGGCCTTCGAGCCGGCGACGAAGCGGCTGGCGCTGACCGGTACGCCGTTCCGCTCCGACACGAACCCGATCCCGTTCGTGGAGTACGCGGAGGACAACGCGGGCATCCGCCGCTCCGTGGCCGACTACACCTACGGCTACGGCAACGCGCTGGCCGACGGCGTCGTGCGGCCCGTCATCTTCCTCTCCTACAGCGGCAACATGCGCTGGCGCACCAAGGCCGGGGACGAGGTCGCCGCGCGGCTGGGCGAGCCGATGACGAAGGACGCCGTCTCCCAGGCGTGGCGCACGGCGCTGGACCCACGCGGGGAGTGGATGCCGAGCGTGCTCGGCGCCGCCGACCGGCGGCTGAGCGAAGTGCGCAAGGCCATCCCGGACGCCGGCGGGCTGGTGATCGCCAGCGACCAGGACTCCGCCCGCGCCTACGCCAAGCTCATCCGGGAGATCACCGGCACCTCCGCGACGCTCGTGCTCTCCGACGACTCCGGGGCGTCGCAGCGCATCGAGGACTTCAGCCACTCCGACGACCGCTGGATGGTCGCCGTCCGCATGGTGTCCGAGGGCGTGGACGTCCCCCGGCTGGCGGTCGGGGTGTACGCGACGACGATCTCCACGCCGCTGTTCTTCGCACAGGCCGTGGGGCGTTTCGTGCGGTCCCGGCGGCGCGGTGAGACCGCGTCCGTGTTCCTCCCGACGATCCCCATGCTGCTCGGTTTCGCGCACGAGATGGAGGTCGAGCGCGACCACGTCCTGGACAAGCCGAAGAAGGGCGGGGACGAGGACCCGTACGCGGAGGAGGCCGACCTGCTGAAGGAGGCCGAGCGGGAGCAGGACGAAGAGACCGGCGAGCAGGACCTGCTGCCCTTCGAGGCGCTGGAGTCGGACGCCGTCTTCGACCGGGTCATGTACGACGGCGCCGAGTTCGGCATGCAGGCCCACCCCGGCAGCGAGGAGGAGCAGGACTACCTGGGCATCCCCGGCCTGCTGGAGCCGGACCAGGTGCAGATGCTCCTGCAGAAGCGGCAGGCGCGGCAGATCGCGCACAGCCGCAGGCGTCCCGACGAGGAGGCGGACCTGCTGGAGGTGCCCGCCGAGCGCCGTCCCGTCGTCACGCACAAGGAGCTGCTGGAGCTGCGCAAGCAGCTCAACTCCCTCGTCGGCGCCTACTCCCACCAGAGCGGCAAGCCGCACGGCGTGATCCACACGGAGCTGCGGCGGCTGTGCGGCGGGCCGCCGACCGCCGAGGCGACGGCGGGGCAGCTGACCCAGCGCATCACCAAGGTGCGGGAGTGGGCCACGCGGATGCGGTGACCGTCTCGGCGGTGACCGCCCACGACGGCATCCGGACACGGATGAACAGCCGACGACACCTTTCGGACATGGAGCGTAAAAAGGGGGCCACTCTCGACCCCCTGGTGCCCGGATTCTGGACGAAGTCTTCCGGTGAGCGGATCGGGTCGCTAAGTTTCGGACACGCACACGCCCCGTGGCAGCGCCGCCTCGGAGCGCAGCCGGTGCGGCCCTTGCCAGCGCGACCGGTGGCCTCCCCTCTTCGCTGCCCACGGGACCTGGGCAGTGACGCACAACGCATCCGTGCGCAGGGTGGACGCCGCCGGCACTGACCCGAAAAGGGGGCGTCGTGACCGCGGAGACCTCTCAGACGCTCGACCGGGGACTCAGAGTCCTGAAACTTCTCGCCGACACCGATCACGGGCTGACCGTGACCGAGCTGTCCCACAAGCTCGGCGTCAACCGGACCGTGATCTACCGGCTGCTCGCCACGCTGGAGCAGCACTCCCTCATCCGCCGGGACCTCGGTGGCCGGGCCCGGGTCGGGCTCGGCGTCCTGGGCCTCGGCCGTCAAGTGCACCCCCTGGTGCGGGAGGCGGCCCTGCCGTCGCTGCGCTCCCTGGCCGAGGAGGTCGGCGCCACCGCCCACCTCACGCTGGTCGACGGCAGCGACGCGCTCGCCGTCGCCGTCGTCGAACCGAGCTGGACCGACTACCACGTCGCCTACCGGCCGGGCTTCCGGCATCCGCTCGACCGGGGCGCCGCCGGGCGTGCCATCCTCGCCGGCCGTCACCCCGACGCGGACCCGGCGGCCTCCTACGTGCTGACGCACGGGGAGTTGGAGGCCGGTGCGAGCGGGGCCGCCGCGCCGCTGCTCGGGGTGGCGGGGATCGAGGGCAGCGTCGGCGTGGTGATGCTGTCCGACTCGGTGCCGGAGAAGGTCGGCGACCGCGTCGTGGCCGCCGCCCAGGAGGTCGCGGACGCCCTGCGCTGAGCACGGCGCCCCGCGCCTGTGGGGCCGCACCCGGGGGCCGCACCCGGGGGCCGCCCGGGCGGTTCGGCCGCCGCCCGACGCACCGCATAGATTGCACGGGTGATGTCTGCTCTCGCCGCCCGCCGTCGTCCGGTGCTGGCCGCCTGCGGCCTCGTGCTGGCCGCTCTCGTCGTCGCCGCCGCCCTCGTCCCCCTGCCGTACACCCTCGTCCAGCCGGGCGTCACCGCCGACGTCCTCGGGGAGTACCGGGGCGAGCGGGTGATCACCGTGCGCGGTGGCGACGCGGACGAGGACCCGGAGGGCGAGCTGCTGATGACCACCATCGCGGCCACCGGCCCGGACGCCACCGTGCGGATCGGCGACGTGCTCTCCGGGTGGTTCGCGCACGACCGGGCGGTCATGCCGCGCGAGGTGGTCTACCCCGTCGGCGACTCGCCCGAGGAGATCCGCGACTACAACGACGAGCGGATGGCCGACTCCCAGCAGGCCGCCGTGCGGGCGGCACTGGACGAACTCGGGCTCGACGGCGAGGACGTGCGGGTCACCGTGCGGCTCGACGAGATCGGCGGGCCGAGCGCGGGACTGCTCTTCGCCCTCGGCATCGTGGACACGCTCGACGGCGACGGCAGCCTGACCGGCGGCCGTACCGTCGCGGGCACCGGGACGATCGCCGCCTCCGGACGTGTCGGCCCGGTCGGCGGCGTTCCGCTCAAGACGCAGGCCGCCCGGCGTGACGGGGCGACCGTCTTCCTCGTACCGCGCGCCGAGTGCGCGGCCGCGGCCGCCGAGGCCCCGCCGGGGCTGCGGCTGATCCCGGTCGGCACGCTCGACGACGCCCTGGACGCGCTGGCCGACCTCCGGGCGGACCGCCCGACACCCACCTGCTGAGCCGCTCCGCCGCCGACCTGCGGGCCGTTCCGCGCCCCGAGTCCCACGCCCGTCAGGTACCGCTGCGGTCCGCGAGGCCGGACGCCTTGCGCACGAGGGGCACGATCCGCAGCGGCACGGGGTTCTCCATGACGATCGCCGTCGAGGCGCGCACGATGCCCGCGAACCCGACCACGCGGTCGATGACCCGCTGGAGGTCGGCGTTGGAGCGGGCCACCAGGCGGCAGAGCATGTCCCCGTGGCCGGTGATGGTGTGCAGCTCCAGCACCTCCGGCACGGTGGCCAGATGGGCGCGCACGTCCGCCCCCTGGCCCTGCTTGATCTCCAGGGTGGCGAACGCCGTCACGGGGTAGCCGAGGGCGGCCGGGTCCACGTCGGGGCCGAACCCCCGGATGACGCCGGAGCTCTGCAGCCGGTCCAGGCGGGCCTGCACCGTGCCGCGGGCCACGCCGAGCCTGCGGGACGCCTCCAGCACCCCGATGCGGGGCTCCGCCGCGAGGAGTTCCAGCAGCCTGCCGTCCAGCTCGTCCACGCTCATGCGCGCACCTCCGTGGTCATTGTGTACAGATCGCCCGGTGCTTCCGCCATGCCGCTGCACACATTGTTCAGCATCAGGTCGAACTATTGCGCATCCTGTGGAACGGCGAGACCCTGCGCACATGACTGAGACCCTTCAGAACGCCCAGACCTCCCGGCAGGACGACCCCTTCCCGGTCAAGGGAATGGACGCGGTCGTGTTCGCCGTCGGCAACGCCAAGCAGGCGGCCCACTACTACTCCACGGCCTTCGGCATGCGCCTGGTCGCCTACTCCGGTCCGGAGAACGGCAGCCGCGAGACGGCCAGTTACGTGCTGGAGTCCGGTGCGGCGCGGTTCGTGCTGACCTCGGTCATCAAGCCGGTCACCGAGCACGGCCGGTTCCTCGCCGAGCACGTGGCCGAACACGGCGACGGTGTGGTGGACCTGGCCATCGAGGTGCCGGACGCCCGCGCGGCGTACGCGTACGCCGTCGAGCACGGCGCCACCGGGCTCACCGAGCCGTACGAGGTGAAGGACGAGCACGGCACCGTCGTCCTCGCCGCCATCGCCACCTACGGCCAGACCCGCCACACCCTGGTGGACCGTTCCGGCTACGACGGCCCCTACCTGCCCGGCTTCACCGCCGCGCAGCCGATCGTCGAGCCCCCCGCGAAGCGCACCTTCCAGGCCGTCGACCACTGCGTCGGCAACGTCGAGCTCGGCAAGATGAACGAGTGGGTGACCTTCTACAACAAGGTCATGGGCTTCACCAACATGAAGGAGTTCGTCGGCGACGACATCGCGACCGAGTACTCGGCGCTCATGTCCAAGGTCGTCGCGGACGGCACCAAGAAGGTGAAGTTCCCCATCAACGAGCCGGCGATCGCGAAGAAGAAGTCGCAGATCGACGAGTACCTGGAGTTCTACGGCGGCCCCGGCGTCCAGCACATCGCCCTCGCCACCAACGACATCGTCTCCACCGTGCGCACGATGCGCGCGGCGGGCGTGGAGTTCCTCAACGTGCCGGACACGTACTACGACACGCTCGGCGAGTGGGTCGGCGACACCCGCGTGCCCATCGACGAGCTGCGCGAGCTGAAGATCCTGGCCGACCGCGACGAGGACGGCTACCTGCTCCAGATCTTCACCAAGCCCGTCCAGGACCGCCCGACCGTCTTCTTCGAGATGATCGAGCGGCACGGGTCCATGGGCTTCGGCAAGGGCAACTTCAAGGCCCTGTTCGAGGCGATCGAGCGCGAGCAGGACCGCCGCGGCAACCTCTGAGCCGCCGCACGGCCCGGCCGTGCGCCCGACGGACGCCACCAGCTCCCGTCCGGCGCACGGCCGTTGCCGGGGCACCGCGCGGCTGGCAGGCTGAGACCCATGGGCGCAGGCGCAGGCGTGGTGATCGAGCAACTCCGGCAGGGACTGCCCGCCGAGGCCGTCCTCACCGACCCCGACGTGATGGCCGGCTACGCCCGGGACCAGGCCGGGTTCTGCCCCGCCGGCACCCCCGGCGTCGTCGTGCTGCCCCGCACCGTGGAGCAGGTGCAGCACGTGCTGCGGACGGCGACGGCCACCCGCACCCCCGTCGTGCCGCAGGGGGCCCGCACGGGCCTCTCGGGCGGCGCGAACGCCTCCGACGGCTGCATCGTGCTGTCGCTGGTGAAGATGGACCGCATCCTGGAGATCAGCCCCGTCGACCGGCTCGCGGTCGTCGAGCCCGGCGTCGTCAACGCGGACCTCTCGCGGGCCGTGGCCGCCCACGGCCTCAGCTACCCGCCGGACCCCTCCAGCTGGGAGGAGTGCACGATCGGCGGCAACATCGGCACGGCCTCCGGAGGGCTGTGCTGCGTCAAGT contains the following coding sequences:
- a CDS encoding DUF3039 domain-containing protein; this translates as MSTPLEPGPERGTGTGTLVEPTPQVSHGDGDHERYAHYVQKDKIMASAMDGTPVVALCGKVWVPGRDPKKYPVCPLCKEIYESMTSGGDKNGKGGKDGKDAGRK
- a CDS encoding FAD binding domain-containing protein, translating into MSTHAPHAPHDPGVTRSVTLPTTLDEAVAALTAMPAAVPVAGGTDLMVDVNAGRLRPAALVGLGRISEIRSWEYQDGHGLLGAGLTHARMGRPDFAALFPALAAAARAAGPPQTRNAGTLGGNIVSAAPTGDTLPVLAALEAVLVVAGPGGARRETPVSHLLSGRELLNPGEVVGHIRVPLLHAPQTFLKATGRTGPSRALASAAVVLDPARRGVRCAVGAVAPMPLRPLEAEQWVASLIDWSMVRVRGEVALAPEALRAFGDYVAMACIPDPAPGPDDGETPALPPAVLQLRRTVAALARRALGRALA
- a CDS encoding 2Fe-2S iron-sulfur cluster-binding protein — protein: MTNDPHAPSAHPDASAPPQGGWGGEYDADATAFIQLPPQVTEDGPPGPGHDGRTPLAAPGTGQGWEPPVIPPPTPAATTDPTDTGTWTLPFAPAVADPSAEGGPGDGPAAASAALGQGAAAALAGSHEGRMHADTGAAEPPEQPWAAPAPGGAEPYGTETWDTTAFPAGPHATEPFPAAEPPAFVPHPSPAPDAAAPAAPDAASEPGRPSGATAAPPPEPAEEPPAAAPPAEDDEHPLVSYTLHVNGTERHVADVWLGESLLYVLRERLGLAGAKDGCSQGECGACSVQVDGRLVASCLVPAATAAGCEIRTVEGLSRDGVPSDVQRALAERSGVQCGFCVPGMAMTAHDLLEGNHAPTDLQIRTALCGNLCRCTGYRGVVDAVREVAAERAARSRPQPEDRGGSVEDTGGAPRIPQQAGPSDEGDPQ
- a CDS encoding xanthine dehydrogenase family protein molybdopterin-binding subunit, coding for MTSSDAVTATPAGGTPLPSARPHAEPAPHGIGASVLPTDALAKAQGTYAYAADLWAEGLLWAAVLRAPHPHARIVSIDTGQAEAMPGVRAVVTHADVPGDANHGRGVADRPAFARDLVRHYGEAVAAVAADHPDTARLAVAAIAVEYEVLEPVTDPEKAFEAEPLHPDGNVVRHLPLRYGDADATGDVVVEGLYRVGRQDPAPIGAEAGLAVPRVDGGVELYTASTDPHTDRDRVAACCGLPPEQVKVVVTGVPGAMADREDLSVQIPLGLLAIRTGCPVKLAAGREESFLGHPHRHPTLLRYRHHADGAGKLVKVEAQILMDAGAYADGSHEALAAAVSFAAGPYVVPHATIDGWAVRTNNPPSGHVRGEGALQVCAAYEGQMDKLAKALGMDPAELRARNVMATGDLLPTGQAVTCPAPVAELLRGVREAPLPALPEDCPEDQWLLPGGPEGAGEPGAVRRGVGHAVGMVHLLGAEGTDEVATATVKVDGPVATVLCAAVETGQGFTTLARQVVQEVLGVEEVHVAPVDTDQPPAGPGARGRHTWVSAGAVERAAKMVRTQLLQPLAANFGMSTELLSIADGKITSYDGVLSTTVAEALEGKELWATAQCRPHPTEPLDDTGQGDAFVGLAFAAVRAVVDVDVELGSVRVVELAIAQDVGRVLNPAQCRARIEAGLTQGVGAALTEHLRVARGVVRHPDFTGYALPTALDAPDLRIVELVEERDVVAPFGAKSVSAVPLVVAPAAIASAVRAATGRPVNRLPIRPSAVVTE
- a CDS encoding DEAD/DEAH box helicase, encoding MTTTSHHLSPAFPGRAPWGTAGKLRAWQQGAMDRYLTAQPRDFLAVATPGAGKTTFALTLASWLLHHHVVQQVTVVAPTEHLKKQWAEAAARVGIKLDPEYSAGPVGREYHGVAVTYAGVGVRPMLHRNRCEQRKTLVILDEIHHAGDSKSWGEAVFEAFEPATKRLALTGTPFRSDTNPIPFVEYAEDNAGIRRSVADYTYGYGNALADGVVRPVIFLSYSGNMRWRTKAGDEVAARLGEPMTKDAVSQAWRTALDPRGEWMPSVLGAADRRLSEVRKAIPDAGGLVIASDQDSARAYAKLIREITGTSATLVLSDDSGASQRIEDFSHSDDRWMVAVRMVSEGVDVPRLAVGVYATTISTPLFFAQAVGRFVRSRRRGETASVFLPTIPMLLGFAHEMEVERDHVLDKPKKGGDEDPYAEEADLLKEAEREQDEETGEQDLLPFEALESDAVFDRVMYDGAEFGMQAHPGSEEEQDYLGIPGLLEPDQVQMLLQKRQARQIAHSRRRPDEEADLLEVPAERRPVVTHKELLELRKQLNSLVGAYSHQSGKPHGVIHTELRRLCGGPPTAEATAGQLTQRITKVREWATRMR
- a CDS encoding IclR family transcriptional regulator, coding for MTAETSQTLDRGLRVLKLLADTDHGLTVTELSHKLGVNRTVIYRLLATLEQHSLIRRDLGGRARVGLGVLGLGRQVHPLVREAALPSLRSLAEEVGATAHLTLVDGSDALAVAVVEPSWTDYHVAYRPGFRHPLDRGAAGRAILAGRHPDADPAASYVLTHGELEAGASGAAAPLLGVAGIEGSVGVVMLSDSVPEKVGDRVVAAAQEVADALR
- a CDS encoding S16 family serine protease; protein product: MSALAARRRPVLAACGLVLAALVVAAALVPLPYTLVQPGVTADVLGEYRGERVITVRGGDADEDPEGELLMTTIAATGPDATVRIGDVLSGWFAHDRAVMPREVVYPVGDSPEEIRDYNDERMADSQQAAVRAALDELGLDGEDVRVTVRLDEIGGPSAGLLFALGIVDTLDGDGSLTGGRTVAGTGTIAASGRVGPVGGVPLKTQAARRDGATVFLVPRAECAAAAAEAPPGLRLIPVGTLDDALDALADLRADRPTPTC
- a CDS encoding Lrp/AsnC family transcriptional regulator, producing the protein MSVDELDGRLLELLAAEPRIGVLEASRRLGVARGTVQARLDRLQSSGVIRGFGPDVDPAALGYPVTAFATLEIKQGQGADVRAHLATVPEVLELHTITGHGDMLCRLVARSNADLQRVIDRVVGFAGIVRASTAIVMENPVPLRIVPLVRKASGLADRSGT
- the hppD gene encoding 4-hydroxyphenylpyruvate dioxygenase; the encoded protein is MTETLQNAQTSRQDDPFPVKGMDAVVFAVGNAKQAAHYYSTAFGMRLVAYSGPENGSRETASYVLESGAARFVLTSVIKPVTEHGRFLAEHVAEHGDGVVDLAIEVPDARAAYAYAVEHGATGLTEPYEVKDEHGTVVLAAIATYGQTRHTLVDRSGYDGPYLPGFTAAQPIVEPPAKRTFQAVDHCVGNVELGKMNEWVTFYNKVMGFTNMKEFVGDDIATEYSALMSKVVADGTKKVKFPINEPAIAKKKSQIDEYLEFYGGPGVQHIALATNDIVSTVRTMRAAGVEFLNVPDTYYDTLGEWVGDTRVPIDELRELKILADRDEDGYLLQIFTKPVQDRPTVFFEMIERHGSMGFGKGNFKALFEAIEREQDRRGNL